The Fodinicurvata sediminis DSM 21159 DNA window TCCGTGCGGCCGGCAGCCGTAGACAGTAGGGAGAGTGTTTCCACATGATCTGGGTATTCTCGGGCATAGGCGGGTCCGATCATTCCACCGAGAGAGTGGCCGGCGATATGCATCCGGTCGAGGCCCAGCTTCTTCCGCAAGGCTTCCAAATCCTCCACCAGTTCATCGAGACCGAATGATTCACCCGGCAAAGGTGCGTCTCCATGTCCACGTAGATCATAAGAGATGCAAAGGAAGTCTGATTTCAGGTTCTCGACAACGCCGTTCCATGCGGCGTGAGATGCTCCGATACCATGCACAAGAACTAAGGGATCCCCCTGGCCGTTTTCCCAATGGGGGCAATCGATTGAAGCAGCCATGTTTGAAATTTCCGATGGAATTCGAGTTAAGAGTAAAACCAAACGCGGGGTTTGCCCGCTGTTATTGACTATCTAAATTCGATATCCAAAAATCGGTCAAACGAATAATTTTGATTGTGATATCAATAAAAATAATAATAACCGCTCATCAATTTTATTAAACAAACCATAAAAAATATCGATTTGATTTGTTTCTGAGGGTTTGCTTGGCTTAATTTAATGGTACTGAAATAAGAGCAGGGGAACCTTTCGTTTTGCCCTAAAAAAGAGGGGCAGACGAATCAGTCGGAGGTGAAATCGGCGATGGAGGCCCGCTCCCTTATGGGGACCGGAGTGTCTATCGGTTTGTCTCAGACGCTCGTGTGAACGTTAACAGGGGCGCCACTTTATGGCAGTCAAGCTAGAAACGAGAGACCTTTACAAGGTCTATGGGGGGCAGCCGGAGACTGCACTCTCACTGGCCACGCAGGGGCATCATCCCTCTGAGATACTTGAAAAAACAGCGCAAATGCTTGCAGTTTCGAATGTCTCCTTCAAGGTGGATGAAGGTGAGATCTTCACGATTATGGGACTGTCTGGTTCTGGTAAGTCTACCCTGGTGCGTTGCCTGAATCGTTTGATTGAACCTACCTCCGGATCCATTTTGATCGATGGGGAGGAGATTTCTTCCAAGCATCGCTCTCAGCTGCGCGAATTACGGCGTAGAAAACTCACTATGGTTTTCCAGAATTTCGCGCTTCTTCCGCACAAGTCAGTTCTGGATAATGTCGAGTTTGGACTCATGCTGCGCGGCGAACCAAGAAAAGGGCGCCGCAAAAAGGCAGGAGAGGCACTGGAACAAGTCGGTCTTTCGGCATGGGCCCAGCGGTACCCCGACAATCTCAGTGGTGGCATGAAACAACGTGTTGGACTGGCGCGCGCCTTGGCCAGCGATGCGGATATCATGCTGATGGACGAACCTTTTAGTGCCCTTGATCCGCTGATCCGCGCAGATCTCCAGAATGAATTGCTGAGGATACAGCGCGAGATCAAGAAAACGATTGTGTTCATTACTCATGATTTCCAGGAGGCGGTAAAGCTCAGCGACCATGTCGCCATGATGCGCGACGGAGCCTTTGTCCAGATAGGCAGTCCGGAGGAGATCGTTCTCAATCCCATCGATGACTACGTGAGAAACTTTGCGAAGGATCTGGATCGTGCTCGCGTTATTACCGCCGGCACGATGTCCGGCTTCGGGCTCGATGCGATCGCAGCCAGTACGCCTGCCGCTTCGGTGCTGGAGATCATGACCCAGGCCAGCAGAAATTGCGTGGTTGTCATGAATGCTTATGGGAAATCTGAAGGATATGTATTCCGCAAGGATATTGAGTTGCAGGCTGAGCTATTTGGCAAAGTAGCGAAGGATTTCTGCAACGGAACCAAGGTGAGAGAGGTGGTTGCTTCAGATCCTCTCATAAACGTGTATCCTCTCTTTCAAGACGGTTTTCCATTGGCCGTTCTGGATGAATCAGGGCGCGTTACCGGTACGTTCGATGCAAACGATGTTTTGGTCCACTTGGCCGATCCGGATCAAGTCTCGAGAATACCTGGAACGGGAGAGGGCTCACAGGCCTCGATCTCGGTTTCGTCCATTCCAGACAGAGCAAACTGATAATGAAGGGCTGACCTGAGATGAGCCGACTGCCCGAAGAATATCAATTACCAGTTGATGATGTTCTAAATATATTCGTCAACTGGTTGGTCGTTGAATGGCGGCCAGTGTTTCAGGCCATACGTTGGCCAATTGCACATGTGCTCGATGGGGTTCAAGAATCCCTGCTTGCTCTACCTTTTTGGGCAATGGTGTTGGTTTTTCTGCTTGTCGGCTGGTGGTCTGCTGGAATTCGGGTTGGCCTCTTTTCGGCATTCGCATTTTTGGCCATCGCCTTCATGGGAGTCTGGGACGAGGCGATGACAACCCTCTCCATTCTGATGACCTCTCTGGTCTTCTGTGTGGTGGTAGGGATACCAATCGGCATATTGGCGGGAAGAAGCAACGTTCTTTGGGCTGTTTTGCGCCCAGTTCTTGACGTCATGCAGACGACACCATCTTTCGTGTATCTGGTTCCTGTTGTCATGCTGTTCGGCATCGGAACAGTGCCGGGGGTGATTGCAACGATCATTTTCTCGATTCCACCAATAATCCGCCTGACGAACCTTGGCATGCGACAGGTGCCAACCGAAACCAAGGAAGCAGGTGAAGCCTTCGGGGCAACTGAATGGCAAGCTTTAGCGCATATTCGTTTCCCTTTGGCGCTTCCTTCCATCATGGCTGGCCTCAATCAGACTTTGCTCATGTCCATGGTCATGAGTGTGATCATCTCAATGATCGGCGCGGAGGGGCTCGGGCTTATCGTCCTCCAGGGTATCGGCAAGCTGGATGTAGGTCTTGCTGGTATCGGTGGCATCGGCATCATTCTCCTCGCCATTACACTTGACCGTATTACCCAGGGATTGGGCGAGCACGCGAGGTATCTGCACGGTGAGTCCGGCACCGCGTCATTTCTGAAACGGATCAGAATGGTGATCCTTCCGGACAGGACAACAATCAATCCCTAGAAAAAAGCATTAGTGAAATAACAGGAGGCAAAATATGATACTCAAGCAATATACAACGAAGGCTGTAACGGCCTTAAGCGTCATTTTTCTTGCGGCATCTGGTGTGAATGCATTGGCGCAGGATCTACCCGGGGAAGGCAAGCAGGCGAAACCTGCACGACCTAACTGGGATTCCTTCTGGTTTGGTCAGGAGATTCTGGACCAAGGTATGGAGCGTCTGGGTTATGAAGTCGATACCCCTAAGACTTTGGGCGTACCGGCCATTTTTACCTCTATGGCACGCGGCGATCTCCACTACATGGCGGATACCATTTTGCCAAATCATGCATCTATATACGCAGAGACGGAAGGTGAGGTCAGGCGGATCGGGCCACTTATGGATCCAGGTACTATCCAGGGCTATGCTGTGGATCGCAAGACAGCCGAAGAGCATAACATCCGCTATCTTGAGGATCTCAAGGATCCTGAGATTGCAGCCCTCTTTGATCAAAATGGGGATGGGCGGGCTGATATGATCGGCCCGAATGCTGATTGGGAAGGATCTTCGGCAGTTGTGGATCACCATATAAATGAGTTGGGTTTGGAAGATTCAATCCGGGTCGTACAAGGGGAGTACACGGCATTATCGGCGGATGCCAGGGGCAGATATGCTGATGGTGAACCAATTTTCATTTACACATGGTATCCGAACCCGACGACGATGGAGTTGTTGCCTGGTGAAGATTTGGTGTGGCTTGAATTGCGCGAAGTCACATTGCCGGATAACCAGATGGAGGAGTACAAGCCTTTGCCCGATGTGGCTGGCTGTGCCTCCGATCCTTGCGAAATTGGTTGGCTGCCAACCACCTATTACATTGGTGTGAGTGAAGTATGGGCTCAGGATAATCCAGCAGCTGTATCCTTCTTTGAACAAGTCGAGATGCAACTGGAGGATAGGTTGTGGCAAAACCAGTTGATGAAGGAAGGGGAAGATCGGGACTCAGATATCGAAAGGCACGCGAGTGACTGGATTGAGAGACATCAGGAGCAATTCGATTCCTGGATCCAGTCAGCCATTGAAGCCGGAAAGGAATAACGGCACCCCAAAGCTCTAACGTTTGGTGCCATCTGTCCAAACCTGTCATGCAAATCCCAATCTGCATGCCATACGAAGGTTCATGCCAGATGGCACCATCTTGTTTCGGATAGTCGGACCGTTGTTCTGTGTCTTCTTTTGTTGAGTCCTGAGCAGCGCTGCAATGTGTGTGAAAGCGAGGGCTATCAGGGTGGCGGCAAGACAGGT harbors:
- a CDS encoding ABC transporter permease, with protein sequence MSRLPEEYQLPVDDVLNIFVNWLVVEWRPVFQAIRWPIAHVLDGVQESLLALPFWAMVLVFLLVGWWSAGIRVGLFSAFAFLAIAFMGVWDEAMTTLSILMTSLVFCVVVGIPIGILAGRSNVLWAVLRPVLDVMQTTPSFVYLVPVVMLFGIGTVPGVIATIIFSIPPIIRLTNLGMRQVPTETKEAGEAFGATEWQALAHIRFPLALPSIMAGLNQTLLMSMVMSVIISMIGAEGLGLIVLQGIGKLDVGLAGIGGIGIILLAITLDRITQGLGEHARYLHGESGTASFLKRIRMVILPDRTTINP
- a CDS encoding quaternary amine ABC transporter ATP-binding protein — its product is MAVKLETRDLYKVYGGQPETALSLATQGHHPSEILEKTAQMLAVSNVSFKVDEGEIFTIMGLSGSGKSTLVRCLNRLIEPTSGSILIDGEEISSKHRSQLRELRRRKLTMVFQNFALLPHKSVLDNVEFGLMLRGEPRKGRRKKAGEALEQVGLSAWAQRYPDNLSGGMKQRVGLARALASDADIMLMDEPFSALDPLIRADLQNELLRIQREIKKTIVFITHDFQEAVKLSDHVAMMRDGAFVQIGSPEEIVLNPIDDYVRNFAKDLDRARVITAGTMSGFGLDAIAASTPAASVLEIMTQASRNCVVVMNAYGKSEGYVFRKDIELQAELFGKVAKDFCNGTKVREVVASDPLINVYPLFQDGFPLAVLDESGRVTGTFDANDVLVHLADPDQVSRIPGTGEGSQASISVSSIPDRAN
- the proX gene encoding glycine betaine/L-proline ABC transporter substrate-binding protein ProX translates to MILKQYTTKAVTALSVIFLAASGVNALAQDLPGEGKQAKPARPNWDSFWFGQEILDQGMERLGYEVDTPKTLGVPAIFTSMARGDLHYMADTILPNHASIYAETEGEVRRIGPLMDPGTIQGYAVDRKTAEEHNIRYLEDLKDPEIAALFDQNGDGRADMIGPNADWEGSSAVVDHHINELGLEDSIRVVQGEYTALSADARGRYADGEPIFIYTWYPNPTTMELLPGEDLVWLELREVTLPDNQMEEYKPLPDVAGCASDPCEIGWLPTTYYIGVSEVWAQDNPAAVSFFEQVEMQLEDRLWQNQLMKEGEDRDSDIERHASDWIERHQEQFDSWIQSAIEAGKE